One part of the Solea solea chromosome 1, fSolSol10.1, whole genome shotgun sequence genome encodes these proteins:
- the pnp5b gene encoding purine nucleoside phosphorylase 5b: MLYAPEFVSGDSYDECRAAADWLLTNTQVRPTVGIVCGSGLGGLAEMLKDPEIFKYSQIPNFPQSTVHGHAGQLVFGTLKGKPCVCMQGRFHLYEGYPIQKITLPMRVFKLLGVETMILTNAAGGLNQDYKVGDVMIIKDHINMPGFAGSNPLVGPNDERFGLRFPCMSDAYDRELRQMAHDVAEELHFGDFVREGVYVVLGGPSFETIAECRMLHTLGADAVGMSTVHEVIVARHAGIRCFALSLISNRAVMDYDSQERANHEEVLETGKLRAKQLEKLVSTMVARLEHNNN; the protein is encoded by the exons ATGCTCTACGCACCCGAGTTCGTGTCTGG TGACAGCTATGACGAGTGTCGCGCCGCAGCTGATTGGCTGCTCACCAACACACAAGTCCGGCCGACTGTGGGAATCGTGTGCGGATCAGGTCTGGGGGGATTGGCTGAGATGCTCAAGGACCCAGAGATCTTCAAGTACAGTCAAATCCCCAACTTCCCCCAAAGCACAG tgcaTGGTCATGCCGGCCAGCTGGTGTTTGGAACACTAAAAGGGAagccgtgtgtgtgcatgcagggCAGGTTCCACCTGTACGAGGGCTACCCCATCCAGAAG ATCACGCTGCCCATGCGCGTCTTCAAGCTGTTGGGTGTGGAGACAATGATCCTGACCAACGCGGCCGGAGGCCTCAACCAGGACTACAAAGTGGGAGACGTCATGATCATCAAAGACCACATCAACATGCCGGGCTTCGCTGGATCCAACCCCCTGGTTGGACCCAATGATGAAAG GTTTGGCCTTCGCTTCCCCTGTATGTCCGACGCCTATGACCGCGAGCTGCGTCAGATGGCACACGATGTGGCGGAAGAGCTGCACTTTGGCGACTTCGTGCGCGAGGGCGTGTACGTCGTCCTCGGAGGCCCCTCCTTCGAAACCATCGCCGAGTGTCGCATGCTGCACACGCTGGGCGCTGACGCTGTTG GGATGAGCACGGTGCACGAGGTGATCGTCGCCCGCCACGCCGGCATTCGCTGCTTCGCCCTGTCGCTCATCAGCAACCGAGCCGTGATGGACTACGACAGCCAGGAGAGGGCCAACCACGAGGAGGTGCTGGAGACGGGCAAGCTGAGAGCCAAGCAGCTGGAGAAGCTGGTGTCCACCATGGTGGCTCGGCTggagcacaacaacaactga